Proteins from a single region of Harpia harpyja isolate bHarHar1 chromosome 14, bHarHar1 primary haplotype, whole genome shotgun sequence:
- the UTP18 gene encoding U3 small nucleolar RNA-associated protein 18 homolog, producing the protein MQPAAGAPRPGPAAAKKKNKMKKTKKIAKQLPPRAEAAEAAAAERAAAEQAAEEAARRARHLKSLSRRSGGERELEELVFGDSLNVEEDELLQRLAGPRRLNATERRSLQKDSSDSEVENEAKGKLLSKKPAWVDEDDEAEENVDMTHRYRKDLMKSDAEKILTKKNLKRRLEEQFQRAMGGVPAWADLENRKKSKRTASDSDSDEDDNLLCRTGNFVSNSESLPRGILKMKTCLPANQERLANGRLATVQFHPSAQVVMTAGHDRSVSLFQVDGIRNPRIQSIYLESFPIYKACFSVDGEQVIATGTHHKMFFVYDMMSGSIIPIQKVRGVEERFLRNFEVSPDGSFMLLTGTSGYLHLLSMKTKELISTMKVNGRCTASAFTPDSSKIYSYSKEGEVFIWDVRSRKCLHKFEDEGSLEGKCIAVSKNNQYVACGSASGVVNLYTTDVCLKENRPKPVKAIMNLVTSATCVTFNPTTEILAVASREMDEAVKLVHIPSYTVFSNFPVFRRKQIYLTQSMDFSPRSGFFSVANNKGKALLFRLKHYSDF; encoded by the exons atgcagccggcggcgggagcgcctCGGCCGGGCCCGGCAGCGgccaagaaaaagaataaaatgaagaaaacgaAGAAAATAGCGAAGCAGCTGCCGCCGCGCGcggaggcggcggaggcggcggcagcTGAGCGGGCGGCGGCTGAgcaggcggcggaggaggcggctcGGCGGGCCCGGCACTTGAAGTCACTCTCCCGCCGGTCGGGTGGCGagcgggagctggaggagctggtgtTCGGTGACAGTCTCAACGTGGAGGAGGACGAGCTGCTGCAGCGCCTGGCCGGTCCTCGGCGG CTTAATGCGACGGAGAGGAGAAGTCTCCAGAAAGACTCCAGCGATTCGGAAGTAGAAAACGAAGCAAAAGGTAAACTCCTGTCTAAAAAGCCAGCCTGGgtggatgaagatgatgaagcTGAGGAGAA TGTTGATATGACCCATAGATACAGGAAGGATTTAATGAAAAGTGATGCTGAGAAGATACTTactaagaaaaatctaaaaagaagaCTTGAAGAACA GTTTCAGCGAGCTATGGGAGGAGTTCCTGCCTGGGCTGAtttagaaaacaggaagaaatccAAAAGGACTGCAAGTGATA GTGACAGTGATGAAGATGATAATCTGCTATGCAGGACTGGCAATTTTGTGTCAAACTCAGAGTCCCTGCCAAGAGGTATTTTGAAG ATGAAGACCTGCTTGCCTGCTAATCAGGAACGTCTTGCTAATGGAAGACTGGCAACTGTGCAGTTTCATCCATCTGCTCAAGTAGTCATGACTGCTGGACATGATCGATCTGTGTCGCTCTTTCAG GTTGATGGTATAAGGAATCCAAGAATACAGAGCATCTATTTAGAGAGTTTTCCAATTTATAAGGCTTGTTTCAGTGTTGATGGAGAACAAGTTATAGCCACTGGTACTCACCATAAAATGTTCTTTGTGTATGACATGATGAGTGGAAGTATTATCCCTATACAGAAAGTAAGAG GTGTGGAGGAAAGATTTCTCAGAAACTTTGAAGTCTCTCCAGATGGATCATTTATGCTTCTAACTGGAACTTCAGGTTACCTTCACTTGTTGTCAATGAAG ACAAAGGAACTGATTAGCACTATGAAGGTAAATGGAAGATGCACTGCATCTGCTTTCACTCCAGACAGCAGTAAAATATATAGCTATTCAA AGGAAGGCGAAGTTTTCATTTGggatgtgagaagcagaaagtgTCTACACAAATTTGAAGATGAAGGTTCTTTGGAAGGCAAGTGCATCGCCGTTTCAAAAAATAACCAGTATGTGGCATGTGG ttcagcTTCTGGAGTTGTAAATTTATATACTACTGATGTCTGTCTCAAAGAAAACCGTCCTAAACCAGTTAAAGCCATAATGAACCTAGTTACATCTGCTACATGTGTGACCTTCAATCCCACCACGGAAATTTTGGCAGTGGCTTCCCGTGAAATGGATGAGGCTGTCAAATTG GTACACATTCCTTCATATACTGTATTCTCAAACTTTCCGGtgttcagaagaaaacagatttaccTTACTCAATCTATGGACTTTTCTCCCAGAAGTGGTTTTTTCTCTGTAGCAAATAACAAAGGCAAAGCTTTGTTATTTAG gctgAAAcattattcagatttttaa